Genomic DNA from Streptomyces sp. GS7:
ACCGTGAACCAGTGAGGTCCGTTCTCCTGTGGATGAATCCACATCTGTGGATACTTTCGTGACCCTTGCGGGTTTCCGGTCGCGCGGCGCGGCAGCCGCACGACCACGGCCGATGATCCCTTGCAGCAGAGAACGACGTTTCACGTGAAACACGATGCCAGCGCCGCGTCCGATTAAGTCGCGACACTCCGTCTTGTGGCTTTTTATGGCGCTTGCGGAATTCGCCCTATCCGCTATTTCGCGGATAGCTACGCCCACCGCATTGCAGCCGACCGGGACGTCTCCGGCGTCAGGGCATCAACGCCGGCGGCCCCTCGCCGCCCGGCTGACACGCGCAGCCTTCGCCCTCTTCGCAGCGAAGCGCACCCCGCCCGGGCTCTCGCCCACCTCGACCCGCACCACGGTCGACGGCGGATCCACCACGCCCGCGCCCACCTGCACGACCGAGGTCTCGACCACACCGAGCTTGCTCAGCGCCGCACGGGCCGCCTTGAGCTCCTCCTCCGCCGTGTCGCCCTTGAGCGCCAGCATCTCGCCGTACGGACGCAGCAGCGGTACACCCCAGCCGGCCAGCCGGTCCAGCGGCGCGACCGCCCGCGCAGTCACCACATGCACCTGCGGAAGCTTGCCCATGACCTCTTCAGCCCGGCCCCGGACAACCGTGACATGGTCCAGCCCGAGCAGCTCGACCACTTCCTGAAGGAAGTTCGTCCGCCGCAGCAGCGGCTCCAGGAGCGTGATCTTCAGGTCCGGGCGCACCAGCGCCAGCGGGATACCGGGCAGCCCTGCCCCTGAACCCACATCACAGACCGAGACGCCCTCCGGAACGACCTCGGAGAGCACCGCGCAGTTCAGCAGGTGCCGCTCCCACAACCTCGGAACCTCGCGTGGACCGATCAGCCCGCGCTTCACACCGGCGTCGGCGAGCAGTTCGCCGTACCGTACGGCCTCGGGAAAGCGCTCGCCGAATACCTCCTGCGCCGCTTTCGGCGCGGGAGGGAGCTCCGCTGCTGCCTCCGTCACGGGAACCGCCCTTCCTCTGGACTGCTTTTCCTGCCGGGGCCCCGGGCTGTTCCCGGGGGTATCACAGAAGGCTGACAACTTTTGGCCCCGCCTGCGAGCAGACGGGGCCAAAGAAAGACTGAGCGCTGAGCGATCAGGCCGGGAGGACAACCACGCAGCGCTGCGGCTCCTCGCCCTCGGACTCGCTCTGCAGCCCGGCCGCGGCCACCGCGTCGTGCACGACCTTGCGCTCGAACGGCGTCATCGGGTCCAGCTTCACCGGCTGCCCGGTGCTCTTGGCCTCCGCCGCCGCATTCGCGCCGATCTTGGTGAGCTCCTCGCGCTTACGCGCCCGGAAGCCGGCGATGTCCAGCATCAGACGGCTGCGGTCACCGGTCTCGCGGTGCACGGCCAGCCGCGTCAGCTCCTGCAGCGCCTCCAGCACCTCGCCGTCCCGCCCCACCAGCTTCTGGAGGTCGCGGCTGGTCGAGTCGCTGATGATCGACACCGCGGCGCGGTCGGCCTCGACATCCATGTCGATGTCACCGTCGAGGTCCGCGATGTCCAGCAGACCTTCCAGGTAGTCGGCCGCGATCTCGCCTTCCTGCTCCAGGCGGGTCAGGGTGTCGGTGCCCTTGGTGGCAGGGGTCGTGTCCGTCACGTCAGGACTCCTTCTTACTTCTTGGACGGGTGCTTGGGGCGCTGCTGGCCCTTGCGCTGCCCGGACTTGGTGGTACGAGATCCGGAGGCGGAGCCGCCCTTGTCGGACGTGTCGCCGGTCCCCTCGCTGTCCTGCGCGGACGCCTTCGAGGACCCGGCTGCCGTATCACCCGACGCCGAGCCGGCACGCGTACGGTTCTGCGCGCCGCCCGTCGGGGCACCCGTACCGGACTGCCGCTTGGCCTTCGTCTGGCGCTTGGGCTGCTGGCGGTTCTGGCGGGCCTCGTCGGCGGCCTTCTTCGCCTCGATCTCGGCGGGGCTCTCCACGATCTTGCCCTTGGCGCGCAGCCGCTCCTGACGCTCGGTGAACGCCTTGCTGCCCGGGGTGGGGTTGCGGCGGATGACGAACATCTGCTGGCCCATGGTCCACACGTTGGTGGTCAGCCAGTAGACGAGAACACCGACGGGGAAGTTGATACCGAAGACGGCGAACATGACCGGGAAGACGTACATCAGCATCTTCTGCTGCTGCATGAACGGCGTCTTCACCGTGAGGTCGACGTTCTTGGTCATCAGCTGACGCTGGGTGTAGAACTGCGACGCCGACATCAGGACGATCATGATGATCGTGACGACGCGGACGTCGGTCACCGATGCGCCGAGGCTCTGGATCTTCGCCGCGCTGTCCATGAACTTCGCCGCGAGCGGGGCACCGAAGATGTGCGCCTTCTGCGCGCTCGCCAGCAGCGACGGGTCGATGAAGCCGACCGTCTTGTTCTGGGCGATGTGGCTGAGGACCTGGTACAGCGAGATGAAGAACGGCGACTGGGCCAGAATCGGGAGACAGCTGGAGAGCGGGTTGGTGCCGGTCTCCTTGTAGAGCTTCATCATCTCTTCGGACTGGCGCTGCTTGTCGCTCTTGTAGCGCTCCT
This window encodes:
- the rsmG gene encoding 16S rRNA (guanine(527)-N(7))-methyltransferase RsmG, which codes for MTEAAAELPPAPKAAQEVFGERFPEAVRYGELLADAGVKRGLIGPREVPRLWERHLLNCAVLSEVVPEGVSVCDVGSGAGLPGIPLALVRPDLKITLLEPLLRRTNFLQEVVELLGLDHVTVVRGRAEEVMGKLPQVHVVTARAVAPLDRLAGWGVPLLRPYGEMLALKGDTAEEELKAARAALSKLGVVETSVVQVGAGVVDPPSTVVRVEVGESPGGVRFAAKRAKAARVSRAARGRRR
- a CDS encoding Jag family protein gives rise to the protein MTDTTPATKGTDTLTRLEQEGEIAADYLEGLLDIADLDGDIDMDVEADRAAVSIISDSTSRDLQKLVGRDGEVLEALQELTRLAVHRETGDRSRLMLDIAGFRARKREELTKIGANAAAEAKSTGQPVKLDPMTPFERKVVHDAVAAAGLQSESEGEEPQRCVVVLPA
- the yidC gene encoding membrane protein insertase YidC, which gives rise to MDTILGPLYYAVSWIIVQFHSFYSLVFDRDSGAAWGLSIVSLVVLIRVCLIPLFVKQIKSTRNMQALQPKMKAIQERYKSDKQRQSEEMMKLYKETGTNPLSSCLPILAQSPFFISLYQVLSHIAQNKTVGFIDPSLLASAQKAHIFGAPLAAKFMDSAAKIQSLGASVTDVRVVTIIMIVLMSASQFYTQRQLMTKNVDLTVKTPFMQQQKMLMYVFPVMFAVFGINFPVGVLVYWLTTNVWTMGQQMFVIRRNPTPGSKAFTERQERLRAKGKIVESPAEIEAKKAADEARQNRQQPKRQTKAKRQSGTGAPTGGAQNRTRAGSASGDTAAGSSKASAQDSEGTGDTSDKGGSASGSRTTKSGQRKGQQRPKHPSKK